The Megalops cyprinoides isolate fMegCyp1 chromosome 19, fMegCyp1.pri, whole genome shotgun sequence genome has a window encoding:
- the LOC118794959 gene encoding cytoplasmic phosphatidylinositol transfer protein 1-like yields the protein MLIKEYRICMPLTVEEYRVGQLYTICKHSHEVSDKGEGVEVVRNETHIDPVHGPGQLTEKRVHLSSKLPTWARAVVPRIFYITEKAWNYYPYTITEYTCSFLPKFSIHIETKYEDNCGSSENIFGTEKSNCDQEVDFLDIAFDDIPERHYSSSEDPRCFSSVKTGRGPLKEGWRESSKPVMCSYKLVAVQFEVWGLQTRVEQFVHKVIRDVLLVGHRQAFAWVDEWYDMTLEDVRKFESQMHIATNQKVGHLET from the exons TACAGGGTTGGACAGCTGTACACCATCTGCAAGCACAGCCACGAGGTGAGCGACAAGGGCGAGGGCGTGGAGGTGGTGCGGAACGAGACCCACATCGACCCGGTGCATGGGCCAGGCCAGCTCACCGAGAAGAGGGTCCACCTGTCCAG TAAACTCCCCACCTGGGCGCGTGCTGTCGTCCCCCGTATTTTTTACATCACAGAAAAGGCCTGGAATTACTACCCATATACGATTACGG AATACACA TGCTCATTTCTGCCCAAGTTCTCAATCCACATAGAAACGAAATATGAGGACAACTGTGGGAGCAGTGAGAAT ATATTTGGCACAGAAAAAAGCAACTGTGACCAGGAAGTGGACTTCCTAGACATAGCCTTCGATGACATACCAGAAAGGCACTACAGCAGTTCAGAG GATCCAAGGTGCTTCTCATCTGTGAAAACGGGGAGGGGCCCGCTgaaggaggggtggagggagagcaGCAAGCCGGTCATGTGCTCCTACAAACTGGTCGCTGTCCAATTCGAGGTGTGGGGTCTGCAGACCAGGGTTGAGCAGTTTGTACACAAG GTCATCAGAGATGTTTTGCTGGTGGGACACAGGCAGGCATTTGCATGGGTGGATGAGTGGTATG ATATGACCTTGGAGGATGTGCGTAAGTTTGAGAGCCAGATGCACATTGCGACAAATCAGAAGGTTGGACACCTTGAAACCTAG